A genome region from Lucilia cuprina isolate Lc7/37 chromosome 3, ASM2204524v1, whole genome shotgun sequence includes the following:
- the LOC111678910 gene encoding protein tramtrack, beta isoform isoform X2: MLPQQYCLRWKYHHSNLQTMFSQLLDRGCFCDVTLACEGQLIRAHRVVLCACSTFFDTVLTNYASERDPIIIMKDITFADIKCLIEFMYKGEINVEHASLASLLKTADDLKIKGLAEVTWRDDEDIPPPPTPQTEFHSPSQSRNRYDSYGHEAQHRSQTPDTEREQKTPSPKHSTTATRMPTLTPIPTSAVSIVAAASSPIDSYLGPKRKRGRPPLDDAYDVFNVRKLGHYSEPGDSSAYLEGSQCNDEQNNHGATSQHSRPNSPSAASVVYQQHIQQQKQRLRYRPTRVQHEDDLMDDESATEPEWITSSLEHENEQKDPLDQGEEDEEELRDIKEENEETAANKRKTEKHSKESTPEHPNMKALKRKSSKEEALQHKSENEDEVETMDPANVPQTVEEIETVQQSTKEKSTSSSTNNNSSASATPSSASSPSTSAAHKSSTSAHHHHSHHSHHSHTHSHHPQPAPPPLHHPHHYGKYVPEGYLINEHGILMTHDFIHAPTASIPTSSSSASNGHHPDEYVDIKMEEFNEAELRLTTEEMSQWQDVIKMDDYLAKGRRPQFWEEPFTRRVLDAIKNKRLEMKKAARILGVSYGTLYGRYREVYGCLKHPYSTSLRPSQSSALTVQPRFDIVWPSPKPGQLDIGKLRPKDLSELWTRPQM, from the exons atgttgCCGCAACAGTATTGTTTGCGGTGGAAATACCATCACAGTAATTTACAGACCATGTTCTCTCAGCTATTGGATCGTGGTTGTTTTTGTGATGTTACATTGGCCTGTGAGGGACAATTGATTAGAGCCCACCGAGTGGTGCTGTGTGCCTGTAGTACATTTTTCGATACAGTCCTTACCAACTACGCTAGTGAACGAGATCCCATTATTATAATGAAGGATATAACGTTCGCcgatattaaatgtttaattgaatttatgtACAAGGGTGAAATAAATGTGGAACAT GCGAGTCTAGCATCTTTACTTAAAACTGCCGATGATCTCAAAATAAAAGGTCTGGCCGAAGTAACTTGGCGAGATGATGAGGATATTCCTCCACCACCCACACCACAAACAGAATTCCATTCACCATCACAGTCGCGCAATCGCTATGATAGTTATGGTCACGAAGCACAACATAGATCTCAAACGCCGGATACGGAACGTGAACAGAAAACACCATCACCCAAACATTCGACCACAGCTACGCGCATGCCCACACTGACTCCCATACCAACATCGGCGGTATCAATAGTAGCTGCTGCCAGTTCGCCAATTGATTCATATTTGGGACCAAAACGCAAACGGGGTCGACCACCATTGGATGATGCCTACGATGTGTTCAATGT AAGAAAATTAGGGCATTATTCCGAACCAGGCGATAGTAGTGCATACTTAGAAGGATCTCAGTGCAATGATGAACAAAACAACCACGGCGCTACATCTCAGCATTCCAGACCAAACTCCCCGTCAGCAGCATCCGTTGTTTACCAACAACATAtccaacagcaaaaacaacgtTTACGTTATCGACCAACACGAGTCCAACATGAAGACGATCTAATGGATGATGAATCGGCCACAGAACCGGAATGGATAACTAGTTCATTAGAACATGAAAATGAACAAAAGGATCCATTGGATCAAGGGGAAGAGGACGAAGAGGAACTGCGagatataaaagaagaaaatgagGAAACTGCAGCTAACAAACGGAAAACGGAAAAACATTCTAAGGAATCTACACCAGAACATCCAAACATGAAGGCGCTAAAACGCAAAAGCTCTAAAGAAGAAGCATTGCAGCACAAATCGGAAAACGAGGATGAAGTAGAAACAATGGATCCAGCTAATGTGCCACAAACTGTGGAAGAAATAGAAACGGTACAACAGTCAACAAAAGAGAAATCAACATCTTCCtcaacaaataataattcatCCGCATCAGCTACACCTTCTTCGGCATCATCGCCATCCACAAGTGCAGCTCACAAGTCTTCAACTTCAGCGCATCATCACCATTCTCATCATTCTCACCATTCCCACACACATTCTCATCATCCTCAACCAGCACCACCACCTCTTCACCATCCACATCATTATGGCAAATATGTACCGGAAGGTTATTTGATCAATGAACACGGCATCCTAATGACTCACGACTTTATACATGCTCCGACGGCTTCAATACCAACATCATCGTCTTCAGCTTCCAATGGTCATCATCCGGACGAATATGTCGATATAAAAATGGAGGAATTCAATGAGGCCGAGTTACGTTTGACAACAGAAGAAATGTCTCAGTGGCAGGATGTTATTAAAATGGATGACTATTTGGCTAAAGGCAGGCGGCCCCAATTCTGGGAGGAACCTTTTACGCGAAGA GTTCTTGATGCCATAAAGAATAAAAGACTTGAAATGAAAAAAGCAGCTCGTATTCTGGGTGTATCATATGGTACACTTTATGGACGTTACCGTGAAGTATATGGCTGTCTCAAACATCCGTATAG TACATCATTAAGACCATCGCAAAGCAGCGCTTTAACTGTGCAACCCAGATTTGATATTGTATGGCCCTCACCGAAACCGGGACAATTGG ATATTGGTAAACTAAGACCGAAAGACTTAAGTGAACTTTGGACTCGGCCGCAAATGTGA
- the LOC111678910 gene encoding protein tramtrack, beta isoform isoform X1, whose protein sequence is MLPQQYCLRWKYHHSNLQTMFSQLLDRGCFCDVTLACEGQLIRAHRVVLCACSTFFDTVLTNYASERDPIIIMKDITFADIKCLIEFMYKGEINVEHASLASLLKTADDLKIKGLAEVTWRDDEDIPPPPTPQTEFHSPSQSRNRYDSYGHEAQHRSQTPDTEREQKTPSPKHSTTATRMPTLTPIPTSAVSIVAAASSPIDSYLGPKRKRGRPPLDDAYDVFNVRKLGHYSEPGDSSAYLEGSQCNDEQNNHGATSQHSRPNSPSAASVVYQQHIQQQKQRLRYRPTRVQHEDDLMDDESATEPEWITSSLEHENEQKDPLDQGEEDEEELRDIKEENEETAANKRKTEKHSKESTPEHPNMKALKRKSSKEEALQHKSENEDEVETMDPANVPQTVEEIETVQQSTKEKSTSSSTNNNSSASATPSSASSPSTSAAHKSSTSAHHHHSHHSHHSHTHSHHPQPAPPPLHHPHHYGKYVPEGYLINEHGILMTHDFIHAPTASIPTSSSSASNGHHPDEYVDIKMEEFNEAELRLTTEEMSQWQDVIKMDDYLAKGRRPQFWEEPFTRRVLDAIKNKRLEMKKAARILGVSYGTLYGRYREVYGCLKHPYSSTSLRPSQSSALTVQPRFDIVWPSPKPGQLDIGKLRPKDLSELWTRPQM, encoded by the exons atgttgCCGCAACAGTATTGTTTGCGGTGGAAATACCATCACAGTAATTTACAGACCATGTTCTCTCAGCTATTGGATCGTGGTTGTTTTTGTGATGTTACATTGGCCTGTGAGGGACAATTGATTAGAGCCCACCGAGTGGTGCTGTGTGCCTGTAGTACATTTTTCGATACAGTCCTTACCAACTACGCTAGTGAACGAGATCCCATTATTATAATGAAGGATATAACGTTCGCcgatattaaatgtttaattgaatttatgtACAAGGGTGAAATAAATGTGGAACAT GCGAGTCTAGCATCTTTACTTAAAACTGCCGATGATCTCAAAATAAAAGGTCTGGCCGAAGTAACTTGGCGAGATGATGAGGATATTCCTCCACCACCCACACCACAAACAGAATTCCATTCACCATCACAGTCGCGCAATCGCTATGATAGTTATGGTCACGAAGCACAACATAGATCTCAAACGCCGGATACGGAACGTGAACAGAAAACACCATCACCCAAACATTCGACCACAGCTACGCGCATGCCCACACTGACTCCCATACCAACATCGGCGGTATCAATAGTAGCTGCTGCCAGTTCGCCAATTGATTCATATTTGGGACCAAAACGCAAACGGGGTCGACCACCATTGGATGATGCCTACGATGTGTTCAATGT AAGAAAATTAGGGCATTATTCCGAACCAGGCGATAGTAGTGCATACTTAGAAGGATCTCAGTGCAATGATGAACAAAACAACCACGGCGCTACATCTCAGCATTCCAGACCAAACTCCCCGTCAGCAGCATCCGTTGTTTACCAACAACATAtccaacagcaaaaacaacgtTTACGTTATCGACCAACACGAGTCCAACATGAAGACGATCTAATGGATGATGAATCGGCCACAGAACCGGAATGGATAACTAGTTCATTAGAACATGAAAATGAACAAAAGGATCCATTGGATCAAGGGGAAGAGGACGAAGAGGAACTGCGagatataaaagaagaaaatgagGAAACTGCAGCTAACAAACGGAAAACGGAAAAACATTCTAAGGAATCTACACCAGAACATCCAAACATGAAGGCGCTAAAACGCAAAAGCTCTAAAGAAGAAGCATTGCAGCACAAATCGGAAAACGAGGATGAAGTAGAAACAATGGATCCAGCTAATGTGCCACAAACTGTGGAAGAAATAGAAACGGTACAACAGTCAACAAAAGAGAAATCAACATCTTCCtcaacaaataataattcatCCGCATCAGCTACACCTTCTTCGGCATCATCGCCATCCACAAGTGCAGCTCACAAGTCTTCAACTTCAGCGCATCATCACCATTCTCATCATTCTCACCATTCCCACACACATTCTCATCATCCTCAACCAGCACCACCACCTCTTCACCATCCACATCATTATGGCAAATATGTACCGGAAGGTTATTTGATCAATGAACACGGCATCCTAATGACTCACGACTTTATACATGCTCCGACGGCTTCAATACCAACATCATCGTCTTCAGCTTCCAATGGTCATCATCCGGACGAATATGTCGATATAAAAATGGAGGAATTCAATGAGGCCGAGTTACGTTTGACAACAGAAGAAATGTCTCAGTGGCAGGATGTTATTAAAATGGATGACTATTTGGCTAAAGGCAGGCGGCCCCAATTCTGGGAGGAACCTTTTACGCGAAGA GTTCTTGATGCCATAAAGAATAAAAGACTTGAAATGAAAAAAGCAGCTCGTATTCTGGGTGTATCATATGGTACACTTTATGGACGTTACCGTGAAGTATATGGCTGTCTCAAACATCCGTATAG TAGTACATCATTAAGACCATCGCAAAGCAGCGCTTTAACTGTGCAACCCAGATTTGATATTGTATGGCCCTCACCGAAACCGGGACAATTGG ATATTGGTAAACTAAGACCGAAAGACTTAAGTGAACTTTGGACTCGGCCGCAAATGTGA